The genomic interval ATCAACGTTCGCTGGGCAAGAGAGTCTTTCGTCATTTGGCTACTTGTATACCATCGATCCAGATCACGCTGCCGCCATCCGTCCCCGGATGGTATCCGACTTGCCAGCCGTGTGCGACCGCAATGCGTCGAACGATGCTGAGCCCCAGCCCAGTGCCACCGGCTCGCCGCGTCACATAGGGCTCGAACAGATGGTCTGCAATCTCCGCCGGAACTCCGGGGCCTTGATCGATCACCTCCAAACAGAATGTTCCTCGACTCACTTCGGTTTTAACGCGAGAAGGGCCGAGCGAGATGGTGATGGTGCTGCCCGGTGGTGCAAACGCAATCGCGTTCTGAGTCAAGTTGAACAGGATCTGCCTGAGTTGATCTCGGTCGGCTCGGATCGTTGACGTCGGCTTGGGGATCTTGGTCTCTAATTTTAACTCACCCGCATCCAGGTCCGACTGCAGCAGGACGCTCAGCTCTTGGACAAGATCGAGTACGCACACCGATTGCAGATCGATTTCCGCTTGACGAGCAAACGCCAAGAACTGATTGATCCTCGCGGTGACGCGATCGCACTCCTCCAATACCGCTTCGGCTTGCTCCTGCTGCTCGGCGTTGGGAAGCCCCGCACTGGCCAATCGTTGGGTCCATCCGCGAATCAGGCCCAATGGATTGCGGGTCTCATGAGCCAATCCAGCGGCAGCCTGACCAAGCTCCCTTAGATGCCGCGTTTCCGTCTGCAATACGCGGTTGGTTCCCTCCGCTTGAGCTAACCTGACGGTGTATTGCCAAAGAGTCCCTGCCGCAATGAGAAACAATGTTCCCAACGCAAAGATCAAGAGCCGATTCCTGGCTTCGAAATAAACTTGCGCCATCATCGCCGTTCGATCCAAGACGATGATGGATCGAAAATCGACCGTCTCAGGGACATCCAATGGCTCTCCAAAACGACCGTTCGGTGGCCCCGTGTTTTGCATCGAAAAGTGCTCAACGACCTGTAGCGTGTTGTCGACAACATGCTCGCCGATCGGAAGCGAAAAATCGATAGCGTCTCTGTCTCCGGCGACAAAGACATCCTCCGATCCGTCCAACACAACCACCGCGATCGCACGCACGTTCTTTGATCCGGCAAGGATCTCCAACGTGGAGGGAAGCTGTTGTCTGACAAAGGGGCCAAACCATCGATGCGACTTCACGCCACTGGTGACCGCACCCGTCAAGGACTCCGCCTGCGATGAAAGTGACGCACGGATCAATGTGCATTGATGAACATGCTCAGACCGTTGCCAAACGGAAAACAAAATCCACAACACGAACAGAGCAATTAGACCGACAATCTTGGGTTTCGGCATTCGGCTACCTTCGTCCACCCCGATTACCGCCACCCTGTTTGCCTTTGCCCGGGTTTCCGCCACCGACATTTCCGCCGCCCGGACGATTCTGACCGGCGGCTCCGCCCACGCCGCCTGGCATGCCCTGACCTTGCCCCTGACCGAATCCTGCCGAACCCTGTTGACCCTGTCCCTGTTGACCCTGTCCCTGTTGACCCTGTCCTCGGCCTTGTTGCCCGCTGCCCGTACCGGACCCCCTCGCAGTCTGATCGAACTCAGCTTGCGTCAAGAACTCAGCGTTGTAAGTCCCACCCTGAATGGCGATCTGCGATGCAAATGCGCGCAAGTGGTTCTGGGAGCCTCGCATCAAGTGCTGCAGCACTTGACGAACCTGAGCATCGTTGGTCCTGGTCAACAATTGTCTCAAGTCCGCGATGTCCATTTCTTCCACTTTCGCACCGACCATCAACGCGGCCAGCGGGTTCTGAGTTCCGCTGGCGACGAGTGATTGATAGAGCTGTTGGTATTCAGGATAGGAAAACACGCCGGGGACATCTTGCAGAGTTGCCCCATTGCCCGCACCGGTGCGCATCACGCGTTCGATGGACTGCATGTGCTGAGACTCCGCCCGAGAAATGTTGCGAAAGATCATCAGTTTAGACGTCTGTGCAAGTCGGTTGTAAACATCTCTCGCCAACTTCTCCTCCTCCCACATCCGTTGCAAGTCGAGTCCGCTGCCCGATGCGTTGATGGCTCCCCCTGAGCCTCCTCCCATTGGGCCTCCTCCCATTGGGCCTCCTCCGCGGATGTCTTGACGCGGGTTGATCGCTGCCTGATTTCCAGGGCGAGTTTGCGATTGGGATTGGCCGGCGCCGCGCCCTTGACCGGCGCCTTTGCCACCACGCCTTTGCTGCGCAGAAGCGTCCGATAGGAACAGGGACAGGACCAACATGGTTCCGACTCCCATGAGATAACGTTTCATTGCTCGGTACTCCAGTGACTTGGTGATTCCATTTGACAATTCAATCAACGCAAATCAGAGGCCGTTGTGCCTTGAAATCCGATTCCTGCGATCCGCGAGCGTATTCAGTGAATGAGTTTCGCGCGACGCTGCAATTCATGCGCACCGCACCCCTGCGTCACGCTGCAAATCTTGCACACTTGGCCTGCTTCCTCGGCGACCGTGGAAATCATCGGCCAGAACCCCGTCTCAATGACTTTCTCAAAAAAAGGCTTCCCCACGCTATGCATGGTTGATACCGCTGAGTTCATTCGCACGGAATTGGCATCGATGGCACAGTTCTTGCCAAGCGAAGGTTCGTGACTGTGATCCAGTCGTTCGAATCGCACTCGTGTTCAGCCTGGCTGAATCAACCCACCAAGGAACCAATCATGAAACGAATCATCGCCATCGCCTTTCTCGTCGTCACAGCCACGGCGCTGGGCACCGCATTGACGAAGGCCGACAATGGCTCTTCGTCGGCGGCTGAAAAAAACGTATCAACAACGACTGATTCATCCTGTCATCGTGGCCAACCATGCGAAAGCTGCAAAGACGCATGCAAGAAAGTGTGCAGTGATTGCAAGGAATCTTGCACCCCGATGCCCGATAATGAGCATGATTCTGCAGCAAAGTTGCCACCTGCGACAGCAGCGATGGCGTCTGTTCGCGGTCGCGGCCACGCTGGTGATTCGCAACACGCAAAGGATCACCAGGATTTCTTTTTTTTGATCGAGCACCGCGAGAAGATCCAACGCACTATCAAGGAAATCCCCGACGGTGTCGAAACGCTTACCGAGTCCGATGATCCGGCGGTCGCCGCGATGATTCAAACGCATGTCAACGCGATGTACGACCGAGTGGAGCATTCTAACCCGATCCGCATGCGAGACCCACTCTTCCGTGAAGTCTTTGCCAATGGCAAAAAGATTAAAATGCAACTCGAACACACCGACAAAGGTATCCGGGTCAAGGAGACATCGGACGATGCGTACGTGGTCAAGCTCATCCGTGCGCACGCGGCCGTCGTCTCGCTGTGGATCAAGAACGGCTATTCCGAGCTTCCCAAAAACCACGCCGCTCCGGCTCGATGATTCGGAATCGGACCAGTCATTCGCGTCATCACGACGTTTTCCTCAGCGAATCACTCATGCGGGGTCGAATGGTGGCTCGCTGTTGTGTCCAATAGCAGAAACCTTTCGCGAAAGGTGTTCGATTTGTCTTTCTGAGACATAGGTCCCTAACAAATCGAAGTTGACCTGCTGACACGACGATCGACTGGCTTAACGCGTGAATTTGCAACAGCACTGGATGCTCAATCCTGAGATTGATTTTCTCAATCATGGTTCGTTCGGGGCGACGCCGAAGGTCGTTCTGGAGACGCAGCGGCATTTTGCCGATGCGTTGGAGTCCGATCCGATCGAGTTCTTGGCGCCGGAGCGTCGGTTGCTGCCCAAGTTGGACGCCGTGCGAAACCGACTAGCCGGACTTGTTAACACGCCACCCGATTCACTTGCTTTCGTCCGAAACGCCACCGACGGTGTGAATGCCGTTGTGCGATCCATCGTCCTGGATCCAGGTGACGAAGTGGTGATCACCAACCACGGATACAACGCGTGTAACAACGCCGTGCGATTCGCGGCGGAGAGACAAGGTGCCACTGTCCGGGTGGCTGAGGTCCCTTTTCCGCTCCGAGACGCGGGAGAAGTGGTCGAGGCAATCGAACGCGTCTTTTCTAATCGCACGCGTTTGCTGGTGGTCGACCATGTGACAAGCCCCACCGGCTTGGTTTTCCCCATCGATCGCATCATCGCTGCTTGCAAACAACGTGGGATACGAACACTGGTCGATGGTGCCCACGCACCGGGCATGATGGAGATCGATTTGAATGAACTCGCCCCGGACTACTACACCGGCAATCACCACAAGTGGCTGTGTGCACCGAAGACATCCGGGTTCTTGTACGTCCGAACGGAATACCACGACGAAGTGCGACCGACGGTGATCAGCCACGGTGCGAACACGGTTTGGCCGGGTCGATCCAAGTTTCAATCCGAATTTGATTGGGTGGGAACCTACGATCCCACGCCTCTGCTGGCAGTTCCCGCCGCTCTGGATTTCCTTGAGTCGTTGCACGTCGGTGGGATCATAGGGCACATGCTCAGTAATCATCAACTGGCATTGGCTGCCCGGGCGATCTTGCTGGACAGACTTGCGATCGAAGCACCGTCGCCTGAATCCATGATCGGCAGCATGGTGACGATCCCGCTGCCACAGCACATTGTTGATTCATTCGCGGCATGCGAATCGTTGCAGCAGTGGCTTTACAAAGAGCACAAGATCGAGTTGCCGATTTTTCGCGGCTCCCGCGATCGTTGGCTATTGAGAGTGTCGTTGCAGGCTTACAACACCATCGAACAGATCGAGCGATTGGTGAGGGTAATGCAAACCATCGGCATCCATCGTAGGTCATGCTCAGCATGACGAAATACGGTCCGCCCTGCGTCACGTTTGGAGTCCTGGATCCCGCAAAATCTCTTGCCGACGTCGGATGCGTTTCGGTTGCCGTTTGCGGA from Stieleria varia carries:
- a CDS encoding sensor histidine kinase, which codes for MPKPKIVGLIALFVLWILFSVWQRSEHVHQCTLIRASLSSQAESLTGAVTSGVKSHRWFGPFVRQQLPSTLEILAGSKNVRAIAVVVLDGSEDVFVAGDRDAIDFSLPIGEHVVDNTLQVVEHFSMQNTGPPNGRFGEPLDVPETVDFRSIIVLDRTAMMAQVYFEARNRLLIFALGTLFLIAAGTLWQYTVRLAQAEGTNRVLQTETRHLRELGQAAAGLAHETRNPLGLIRGWTQRLASAGLPNAEQQEQAEAVLEECDRVTARINQFLAFARQAEIDLQSVCVLDLVQELSVLLQSDLDAGELKLETKIPKPTSTIRADRDQLRQILFNLTQNAIAFAPPGSTITISLGPSRVKTEVSRGTFCLEVIDQGPGVPAEIADHLFEPYVTRRAGGTGLGLSIVRRIAVAHGWQVGYHPGTDGGSVIWIDGIQVAK
- a CDS encoding aminotransferase class V-fold PLP-dependent enzyme, producing MNLQQHWMLNPEIDFLNHGSFGATPKVVLETQRHFADALESDPIEFLAPERRLLPKLDAVRNRLAGLVNTPPDSLAFVRNATDGVNAVVRSIVLDPGDEVVITNHGYNACNNAVRFAAERQGATVRVAEVPFPLRDAGEVVEAIERVFSNRTRLLVVDHVTSPTGLVFPIDRIIAACKQRGIRTLVDGAHAPGMMEIDLNELAPDYYTGNHHKWLCAPKTSGFLYVRTEYHDEVRPTVISHGANTVWPGRSKFQSEFDWVGTYDPTPLLAVPAALDFLESLHVGGIIGHMLSNHQLALAARAILLDRLAIEAPSPESMIGSMVTIPLPQHIVDSFAACESLQQWLYKEHKIELPIFRGSRDRWLLRVSLQAYNTIEQIERLVRVMQTIGIHRRSCSA
- a CDS encoding DUF2202 domain-containing protein; this encodes MKRYLMGVGTMLVLSLFLSDASAQQRRGGKGAGQGRGAGQSQSQTRPGNQAAINPRQDIRGGGPMGGGPMGGGSGGAINASGSGLDLQRMWEEEKLARDVYNRLAQTSKLMIFRNISRAESQHMQSIERVMRTGAGNGATLQDVPGVFSYPEYQQLYQSLVASGTQNPLAALMVGAKVEEMDIADLRQLLTRTNDAQVRQVLQHLMRGSQNHLRAFASQIAIQGGTYNAEFLTQAEFDQTARGSGTGSGQQGRGQGQQGQGQQGQGQQGSAGFGQGQGQGMPGGVGGAAGQNRPGGGNVGGGNPGKGKQGGGNRGGRR